In one Mesotoga sp. UBA6090 genomic region, the following are encoded:
- the rpmA gene encoding 50S ribosomal protein L27 — protein MARKSAGRTNGRDSNPKYLGVKRGESSAVKAGSIIVRQRGTKIHPGSNVGLGRDHTLFALIDGKVHFEEKNNRKYVSVYSE, from the coding sequence ATGGCCCGAAAAAGCGCTGGCAGAACAAACGGAAGAGATAGTAATCCCAAGTATCTGGGGGTTAAGAGAGGCGAATCTTCAGCCGTAAAGGCCGGATCGATAATCGTCAGGCAGAGAGGAACAAAGATACATCCCGGAAGCAATGTAGGGCTTGGTAGAGACCACACCCTCTTCGCTCTCATAGACGGTAAGGTTCACTTCGAAGAGAAGAACAACCGCAAGTACGTCAGTGTCTACAGCGAGTAA
- the rplU gene encoding 50S ribosomal protein L21 → MYAIIEASGRQYRVEEGMTLFTERQNGKENGDEIVFDRVILVHDEQEATVGKPYVDGAKVVGKVVSHGRDKKVLVVKFGARKNFDRVNGHRQWFTEVSIDKIETGVK, encoded by the coding sequence GTGTATGCCATCATTGAAGCCTCGGGAAGACAGTATAGAGTCGAGGAAGGTATGACTCTCTTCACCGAAAGGCAGAACGGAAAGGAAAACGGAGACGAGATAGTCTTTGACAGAGTTATTCTCGTCCACGATGAACAGGAAGCAACTGTAGGTAAACCTTATGTGGACGGCGCGAAAGTTGTAGGTAAGGTTGTTTCTCACGGTAGAGATAAGAAAGTGCTTGTCGTCAAGTTTGGAGCCCGAAAGAACTTCGACAGAGTCAACGGTCACAGACAGTGGTTCACTGAAGTCTCTATTGATAAAATTGAGACGGGGGTGAAATGA
- a CDS encoding alpha-amylase family glycosyl hydrolase: protein MILDTVLRLLKGKKGKLDYSIPKEWLPTGYSGTLKLRDRYIFVDPYEYSSTIVEGILSRAEQGRDYSKSLGRIRMENESTWINSAIIYGSFVRSTTAYSHHDPEFFSDLDSQQYSELGTFLKMIFMLPYLEKMGFDTLYFLPVTSYSDKFKKGELGSPYSVKDFFSTDERYHDRLLDDMSVEEEFTAFVEAAHIMGMRVVLDFIPRTSARDSALILKHPEWFYWIDESRLDDYTPPKIDNLGFDQAKVETLPIIYANENVKKHLSLFRHSPERLFPDRWRNFVFHHEGKESFLDELVEEFGLITPPGFSDWINDNQPTWNDITFLRLYKDHPIESRRFLPENQPPYVLFDVVKSSFFPGSEPMMDLWESIENIMPFYNEKFGVDGARLDMGHALPRELELRIIRKAKERDPSFAIIAEELVMGNDEKARQSGYDCILGNTWWMEPRINEGKFKELLYKVLPNMRLPTLAGIETPDTPRAAARKNGKSFSRFATVLNYFLPNGITYINSGQEIFEIQPMNLGLDNDEEGRYVLPPNDPFYGKLAFFDPYVLHWNADDDLIDLIALLSSIRRNNLNLLSSSNPKLLWEEDKTSAGLFYWNGVKGLLVVANGDFEGMKEFHIDLGFHTWRGKHKVQWKLKGFDGQSDWDVGGDFHLSLGPGEVAVAEVM, encoded by the coding sequence GTGATCCTCGATACAGTCCTAAGGCTTCTCAAAGGAAAGAAGGGAAAGCTGGATTACTCTATTCCCAAAGAATGGCTTCCTACAGGATATTCCGGCACACTGAAACTGAGAGATAGGTACATATTCGTAGATCCCTACGAATACAGTTCGACCATAGTCGAAGGCATTCTCTCAAGAGCCGAGCAGGGAAGAGATTACTCGAAATCACTAGGTAGAATAAGGATGGAGAACGAAAGCACCTGGATAAATTCGGCTATCATATACGGTTCATTCGTCAGATCGACCACTGCCTACTCACATCATGATCCTGAGTTCTTTTCTGATCTAGATTCTCAGCAGTACTCGGAATTAGGGACATTTCTGAAGATGATATTCATGCTGCCCTATCTCGAGAAGATGGGTTTCGACACTCTATACTTCCTGCCGGTTACAAGTTACAGCGATAAGTTCAAAAAGGGCGAGCTCGGTTCACCCTACTCAGTGAAAGACTTTTTTTCAACCGATGAACGTTATCACGATCGTCTGCTAGATGACATGAGCGTCGAAGAGGAATTTACCGCTTTTGTTGAAGCGGCACACATTATGGGTATGAGAGTTGTGCTCGACTTCATTCCCAGGACGTCGGCACGTGACTCGGCTCTGATTCTCAAACATCCTGAATGGTTCTACTGGATAGATGAATCCCGTCTAGATGACTATACGCCACCGAAAATCGACAATCTGGGATTTGATCAGGCAAAGGTTGAGACCTTGCCGATCATCTATGCTAATGAAAACGTCAAAAAGCACCTTTCGCTCTTCCGTCATTCCCCGGAAAGGCTTTTCCCGGATAGATGGAGAAACTTCGTGTTTCACCACGAGGGTAAGGAGAGTTTTCTTGACGAACTTGTCGAAGAGTTCGGTCTCATAACACCCCCAGGATTCTCCGATTGGATAAATGACAACCAGCCAACATGGAACGACATAACTTTCCTCAGGCTGTACAAGGATCACCCGATTGAATCTCGCAGGTTCCTTCCGGAGAATCAGCCGCCTTACGTTCTATTCGACGTAGTGAAGTCATCTTTCTTCCCGGGTAGTGAGCCAATGATGGATCTCTGGGAGAGCATTGAGAACATCATGCCCTTCTATAATGAGAAGTTTGGTGTTGACGGTGCAAGACTGGATATGGGACATGCGCTTCCAAGAGAGCTAGAATTGAGGATCATCCGCAAAGCCAAAGAGAGAGATCCTTCTTTTGCGATCATTGCAGAAGAACTCGTGATGGGGAATGATGAAAAGGCCAGACAGTCAGGATACGACTGTATTCTTGGAAACACATGGTGGATGGAACCGAGAATCAATGAAGGCAAATTTAAAGAGCTTCTTTATAAAGTTCTGCCGAATATGAGGCTGCCAACTCTGGCAGGCATCGAGACTCCCGACACACCAAGAGCAGCGGCTAGAAAGAATGGGAAAAGCTTTTCCCGGTTTGCAACTGTACTTAATTACTTCTTGCCCAACGGCATTACATATATCAACTCCGGGCAGGAGATCTTTGAGATCCAACCGATGAACCTCGGATTGGATAACGATGAAGAGGGTCGGTATGTTCTGCCACCCAATGATCCATTTTACGGGAAGCTGGCTTTCTTCGATCCTTACGTTCTTCACTGGAACGCAGACGATGACCTGATAGACCTAATTGCACTTCTCTCTTCTATTAGAAGAAACAATCTCAACTTGCTCAGTTCGAGCAATCCTAAACTCCTCTGGGAGGAAGACAAGACATCTGCAGGTCTGTTCTACTGGAACGGAGTCAAAGGACTCTTGGTGGTCGCAAATGGAGACTTCGAGGGAATGAAAGAGTTCCACATCGACCTCGGCTTTCACACGTGGAGGGGGAAACATAAGGTTCAGTGGAAACTCAAGGGATTCGATGGCCAATCGGACTGGGATGTGGGGGGAGACTTCCACCTGTCTCTTGGTCCCGGAGAGGTTGCCGTCGCAGAAGTCATGTAA
- a CDS encoding stage V sporulation protein S: MEVLKVATHSKPNAVAGALAGVLREKGGAEIQAIGAGAVNQAVKAIAIARGYVAPSGMDLVCVPSFSDVEIDGEVRTAIRFYVEPKK; this comes from the coding sequence ATGGAAGTACTGAAGGTAGCAACCCACTCAAAACCAAATGCAGTCGCTGGCGCACTTGCCGGAGTACTCAGAGAGAAAGGCGGCGCAGAGATTCAGGCTATCGGAGCGGGCGCTGTCAATCAAGCAGTTAAAGCAATAGCAATCGCAAGAGGTTATGTTGCTCCCAGCGGTATGGATCTCGTGTGCGTTCCAAGTTTTTCGGATGTGGAAATCGACGGGGAAGTGAGAACTGCAATAAGGTTTTATGTAGAACCAAAGAAGTAA
- a CDS encoding recombinase family protein, whose amino-acid sequence MKRAAAYTRFSSEKQTEASTAAQMAQILEYAKKNGYQIVKTYSDEALSGFLDADKREGLNELITDAKQFNFTYVLVWNFDRLARKRKIMLDMREFLEENGITLISITQDVPKGPEGIIIESVYDAMAEIYSWNLARNVMRGMLHSAKNGGLCGRNAPFGYINVYHDGKRQLAIDPDRSQAVRHIFEMYANGATMLQLAKWLNERKYRTQRGNVFTMDSVRGILTNEIYKGVLTFNKKRVRGKMNPYTDVVCVNAPQFAIVSKDLWERAQKTRATRSPTSGPPPLLQGLFVCSKCGRRVVYSKRGQNKFNKEHDTDAGGYYYCSFCKKSKGTYKAIGSKKLEDIVLKEIRNEFDKALQDIARFTEEMNQRLAQESNYLGLRSLEEEIADIDNRINHLTSVVERGNTSQSIVNRLVELEDVRGSKMKKLKQLSVASDVTPFTTLEMEEQLINYAANLGENRVLRNLISEGTIDFGKRIVSFVFLKRVRKLAV is encoded by the coding sequence ATGAAAAGGGCGGCGGCATACACAAGGTTCTCAAGTGAAAAACAGACGGAAGCATCAACTGCGGCGCAGATGGCTCAGATATTAGAGTACGCAAAGAAGAATGGGTATCAGATCGTGAAGACGTACTCTGACGAAGCGCTCAGCGGATTCCTAGACGCGGACAAGAGGGAAGGTCTGAACGAACTCATAACGGACGCGAAGCAGTTTAACTTTACGTATGTTCTCGTATGGAACTTTGACAGGCTGGCTCGCAAGAGAAAGATCATGCTTGACATGAGGGAGTTTCTTGAAGAGAACGGAATCACTCTAATCTCCATAACGCAGGACGTACCCAAAGGCCCTGAAGGAATCATCATAGAGAGTGTCTATGACGCGATGGCTGAGATATATAGTTGGAACTTAGCAAGGAATGTTATGAGGGGTATGCTTCACAGCGCGAAGAACGGAGGTCTTTGTGGGCGCAACGCTCCGTTCGGGTATATCAACGTCTATCATGATGGGAAGAGGCAGCTCGCGATTGACCCTGACCGTTCTCAAGCTGTTCGGCACATATTTGAAATGTACGCGAACGGTGCGACCATGCTTCAACTTGCGAAGTGGCTTAATGAAAGAAAGTATAGGACTCAGAGAGGGAACGTCTTTACGATGGATTCCGTGCGAGGGATTCTGACAAATGAGATATATAAGGGCGTTCTGACGTTTAATAAGAAGAGAGTGCGTGGGAAGATGAACCCTTATACGGACGTTGTGTGTGTCAACGCTCCGCAATTTGCGATAGTGAGTAAGGATTTGTGGGAGCGCGCGCAGAAGACGAGAGCAACGCGAAGCCCGACAAGCGGCCCTCCACCCTTGCTTCAAGGACTGTTTGTCTGTTCCAAGTGCGGACGAAGAGTCGTGTACTCTAAAAGAGGACAGAATAAGTTCAATAAGGAACATGATACAGATGCAGGAGGGTATTACTACTGCTCATTTTGCAAGAAATCAAAAGGAACTTACAAAGCGATCGGCTCGAAGAAACTCGAGGATATTGTCCTCAAAGAGATAAGGAATGAGTTTGACAAAGCTCTGCAAGATATTGCACGGTTCACGGAAGAGATGAACCAGCGTCTCGCCCAAGAGTCTAATTATTTAGGCTTACGCTCATTAGAAGAAGAGATCGCGGACATTGACAACCGAATAAATCATCTCACTTCGGTAGTGGAACGCGGGAATACTTCGCAAAGCATTGTTAACCGTCTTGTAGAACTCGAAGACGTGCGAGGTAGTAAAATGAAAAAGCTGAAGCAACTTTCAGTAGCGTCGGACGTAACCCCTTTCACTACCTTAGAGATGGAAGAGCAGTTGATAAACTATGCTGCTAACTTGGGAGAGAATAGAGTGTTACGGAATCTGATCTCAGAAGGGACGATAGATTTCGGCAAGAGAATCGTGTCTTTCGTCTTTCTGAAGCGCGTCAGGAAGCTCGCGGTGTAG